From Halomicrobium salinisoli, the proteins below share one genomic window:
- a CDS encoding CehA/McbA family metallohydrolase — translation MLSVELHAHSELSYDGRDPVELLLEQAAAVGLDALAVTDHDEIDASLRAAELAPDYGLVGIPGMEVTSRAGHVLALGVEEAVPAGLPFEETLDRIHDLGGIAVVPHPFQESRSGVLANVTTDALTAADAVEVYNSRLLTGRANRQAERLARRRGMSMTAGSDAHVGEMVGQAVTRIDGADRTVEGILDAIVDGRTTVEGKRTPWRISFRQAAGGAKRRVKNRIANLID, via the coding sequence GTGCTGTCGGTCGAGCTCCACGCCCACTCGGAACTGTCCTACGACGGCCGGGACCCCGTCGAACTCCTGCTCGAGCAGGCGGCGGCCGTCGGGCTCGACGCGCTGGCGGTCACCGACCACGACGAGATCGACGCCAGCCTGCGGGCCGCCGAACTGGCGCCAGACTACGGGCTCGTCGGGATCCCCGGGATGGAGGTGACCAGCCGCGCGGGGCACGTCCTCGCGCTCGGCGTCGAGGAGGCCGTCCCGGCCGGCCTGCCCTTCGAGGAGACGCTCGACCGGATCCACGACCTGGGGGGCATCGCCGTCGTCCCCCACCCCTTCCAGGAGTCCCGGAGCGGCGTCCTCGCGAACGTCACGACGGACGCCCTCACCGCGGCCGACGCCGTCGAGGTGTACAACTCCCGGCTGCTGACCGGCCGGGCGAACCGCCAGGCCGAGCGCCTGGCCCGCCGCCGCGGGATGTCCATGACCGCCGGCAGCGACGCCCACGTCGGCGAGATGGTCGGCCAGGCGGTCACGCGCATCGACGGCGCCGACCGGACCGTCGAGGGCATCCTCGACGCTATCGTCGACGGCCGGACGACCGTCGAGGGCAAGCGCACGCCCTGGCGGATCAGCTTCCGGCAGGCCGCCGGCGGTGCCAAGCGCCGCGTCAAGAACCGCATCGCGAACCTCATCGACTGA
- a CDS encoding DNA-directed RNA polymerase subunit B'' produces the protein MNVEDRRDISREYFTKERLAEHHFRSFNNFLERGMQEVVDEKETIETDIGDKEGQEPVFVELGDVRVLTPRVREADGSEELLYPQEARLRNLTYAAPVFMEMAIVRGGEEEEERVVDRHEAKVGRLPVMVGSASCNLTDERGAWLDDDELIDLGEDPADPGGYFIVNGSERMLMTSEDLAPNKVLTEHDTKYGDEIQRAKTFSQRHGYRALVMVERGRDRLLEVSFPGVSGDVNFVTLVRALGLESDEEIVHRVSDDPEIVKFMLENLEAADVQTTEEAMEKLGKRVASGQGKNYQLRRANYVIDRHLLPHLHEDGVDEEDVRINKAYYLCRMAEACFELALDRRESDDKDHYANKRLKISGELMKDLFRTALNKLGRDVKYQLERANMRDRDLSVSTVVRSDVLTERLEHPLATGNWVGGRSGVSQLVDRTDYMAVLSHLRRLRSPLSRSQPHFEARDLHATQWGRICPSETPEGPNCGLVKNFAQAIEISQDVEDEREVKRTLADMGVEGIPGIDTGAQGAPADD, from the coding sequence ATGAACGTCGAAGACAGACGCGACATCTCACGGGAGTACTTCACCAAGGAACGACTGGCCGAGCACCACTTCCGCTCGTTCAACAACTTCCTCGAGCGGGGGATGCAGGAGGTCGTCGACGAGAAGGAGACGATCGAGACGGACATCGGCGACAAGGAGGGGCAGGAGCCCGTCTTCGTCGAACTCGGCGACGTGCGCGTGCTGACCCCGCGCGTCCGCGAGGCCGACGGCAGCGAGGAGCTGCTCTATCCCCAGGAGGCCCGCCTGCGGAACCTCACCTACGCCGCGCCCGTCTTCATGGAGATGGCCATCGTCCGCGGCGGCGAGGAGGAGGAAGAGCGGGTGGTCGACCGCCACGAGGCCAAGGTCGGCCGGCTGCCGGTCATGGTCGGCTCGGCCAGCTGCAACCTCACCGACGAGCGCGGGGCGTGGCTCGACGACGACGAGCTGATCGACCTCGGCGAGGACCCCGCCGACCCCGGCGGCTACTTCATCGTCAACGGCTCCGAGCGGATGCTGATGACCAGCGAGGACCTCGCGCCCAACAAGGTCCTCACCGAGCACGACACCAAGTACGGCGACGAGATCCAGCGGGCCAAGACCTTCTCCCAGCGCCACGGCTACCGGGCGCTGGTCATGGTCGAGCGCGGCCGCGACCGCCTGCTGGAGGTCTCGTTCCCCGGCGTCTCCGGCGACGTGAACTTCGTGACCCTCGTGCGGGCGCTCGGTCTGGAGTCCGACGAGGAGATCGTCCACCGGGTCAGCGACGACCCCGAGATCGTGAAGTTCATGCTGGAGAACCTGGAGGCCGCCGACGTCCAGACCACCGAGGAGGCGATGGAGAAACTGGGCAAGCGCGTCGCCTCGGGCCAGGGCAAGAACTACCAGCTCCGCCGCGCGAACTACGTCATCGACCGCCACCTCCTGCCGCACCTCCACGAGGACGGCGTCGACGAGGAGGACGTCCGGATAAACAAGGCCTACTACCTCTGCCGGATGGCCGAGGCCTGCTTCGAGCTCGCGCTCGACCGGCGCGAGTCCGACGACAAGGACCACTACGCCAACAAGCGTCTGAAGATCTCCGGGGAGCTGATGAAGGACCTCTTCCGGACGGCGCTGAACAAGCTCGGTCGCGACGTGAAGTACCAGCTCGAACGCGCTAACATGCGCGACCGCGACCTCTCGGTGTCGACCGTCGTGCGGTCGGACGTTCTCACGGAGCGCCTCGAACATCCCCTCGCCACGGGCAACTGGGTCGGCGGCCGCTCGGGCGTCTCCCAGCTCGTCGACCGGACCGACTACATGGCCGTCCTGTCGCACCTGCGACGGCTGCGCTCGCCGCTGTCGCGCAGCCAGCCCCACTTCGAGGCCCGCGACCTCCACGCCACCCAGTGGGGGCGTATCTGCCCCTCCGAGACGCCGGAGGGCCCCAACTGCGGCCTCGTCAAGAACTTCGCGCAGGCCATCGAGATCAGCCAGGACGTCGAGGACGAGCGCGAGGTCAAGCGCACCCTCGCCGACATGGGCGTCGAGGGGATTCCGGGGATCGATACGGGAGCGCAGGGGGCTCCCGCCGACGACTAG
- a CDS encoding YgaP family membrane protein — MKAKNVGGKQRLMRAGMALGLFALARRANRSNHRMIAELASMGAASLLFNTVTGYCMVNGLLGKDTTAARKPMPPSDQAPTVPETRPRRSD; from the coding sequence ATGAAGGCGAAGAACGTCGGCGGAAAGCAGCGGCTGATGCGCGCCGGAATGGCCCTGGGACTGTTCGCGCTGGCCCGGCGCGCGAACCGATCGAACCACCGGATGATCGCCGAACTGGCGAGTATGGGTGCGGCCAGTCTGCTGTTCAACACCGTCACCGGGTACTGCATGGTCAACGGCCTGCTCGGCAAGGACACCACCGCCGCCCGGAAGCCGATGCCGCCCAGCGACCAGGCGCCGACCGTTCCCGAGACGCGGCCCCGACGGTCCGACTGA
- a CDS encoding nitric-oxide reductase large subunit — translation MELQRATIAKALAAVFVVNLVVMGAGAWLAYEEAPPIPERIVGPDGETIATGADVQTGKESFQRDALMNHGSILGNGAYFGQDYTADTLDLKVENMRAYYAEQRHGSDYGALSAERQAAIDTAVQSDLDRQYDGGPVEYTAAEAYAHEQVRQTYVERYHEGDAERGVPVDMIDSEAEAQQFADFALWTAWFSHVDRPEGDHSYTNDWPYQPAAGNDATAAAMTWSVIAMVLLVAGAGAGVWLYKSVELPEPSGEGVSIPDPEDVQIFPSQRAALRFIPVAAGLFLAQVLLGGLLAHYYVERASFFGLEELIGVNVLQWAPFALAKTWHIDLGVLWIAATWLGAGLFLPPLLTGHEPKRQSTYVNGLLGALVFVTVGGMVGIWLGAQGYLDGALWWLVGNEGLEYLEVGKVWQFGILAGFLIWAVLSIRGLKPLLDREPPYGLAHMILYAGGSIALLFTAGFMFTPETNLAVTEFWRWWVVHMWVEGAFEFFIVAIVGLTLVSMNLLKRRSAEKAVMLQALLVMGTGVIGVSHHYWWIGMPDMWIPIGSVFSTLELIPLVFILYEALGQYSAMTESGDFPYKLPFMFIVASGVWNFVGAGVLGFFINLPIINYYEHGTYLTVGHAHAAMFGAFGFLALGMVTYMLQLSIDPDRWDGSWLRGAFWLWNVGLALMVFVSLLPVGFLQLEAVFTQNYAFGRSLEFYSQPIIQDLFWARMPGDTLLILGTVLYAADLVRKRFVLRRTADDPSPEDMAVAEGVLSDD, via the coding sequence ATGGAACTGCAACGCGCCACCATCGCCAAGGCGCTCGCGGCCGTGTTCGTCGTGAACCTGGTCGTCATGGGCGCGGGCGCCTGGCTGGCCTACGAGGAGGCACCGCCGATCCCCGAGCGGATCGTCGGGCCGGACGGCGAGACGATCGCCACCGGCGCCGACGTCCAGACCGGGAAGGAATCGTTCCAGCGGGACGCGCTGATGAACCACGGGTCGATCCTGGGCAACGGCGCGTACTTCGGCCAGGACTACACCGCCGACACGCTCGACCTGAAAGTCGAGAACATGCGGGCGTACTACGCCGAGCAGCGCCACGGGAGCGACTACGGCGCGCTGTCGGCCGAGCGCCAGGCCGCGATCGACACCGCGGTCCAGTCCGACCTCGACCGCCAGTACGACGGCGGGCCCGTCGAGTACACCGCCGCCGAGGCGTACGCCCACGAGCAGGTCCGCCAGACCTACGTCGAGCGCTACCACGAGGGCGACGCCGAGCGGGGCGTCCCCGTCGACATGATCGACTCCGAGGCGGAGGCCCAGCAGTTCGCCGACTTCGCGCTGTGGACGGCGTGGTTCTCCCACGTCGACCGCCCCGAGGGCGATCACTCCTACACGAACGACTGGCCCTACCAGCCCGCCGCGGGTAACGACGCCACCGCGGCCGCGATGACTTGGAGCGTCATCGCGATGGTGCTACTGGTGGCGGGCGCCGGGGCCGGCGTCTGGCTGTACAAGTCCGTCGAACTCCCCGAGCCCTCCGGCGAGGGGGTCTCGATCCCCGATCCCGAGGACGTCCAGATATTCCCCAGCCAGCGGGCGGCGCTGCGGTTCATCCCCGTCGCCGCCGGGCTGTTCCTCGCGCAGGTGTTGCTGGGCGGCTTGCTGGCACACTACTACGTCGAGCGGGCGAGCTTCTTCGGGCTGGAGGAGCTGATCGGCGTCAACGTCCTCCAGTGGGCGCCCTTCGCGCTCGCCAAGACCTGGCACATCGACCTCGGCGTGCTGTGGATCGCCGCCACGTGGCTCGGTGCCGGGCTCTTCCTCCCGCCGCTTTTGACGGGCCACGAGCCGAAGCGCCAGTCGACCTACGTCAACGGCCTGCTGGGCGCGCTCGTCTTCGTCACCGTCGGCGGCATGGTCGGCATCTGGCTGGGCGCGCAGGGCTACCTCGACGGCGCGCTGTGGTGGCTCGTCGGCAACGAGGGCCTGGAGTACTTAGAGGTCGGCAAGGTCTGGCAGTTCGGCATCCTCGCCGGCTTCCTGATCTGGGCCGTCCTGTCGATCCGCGGCCTGAAGCCGCTGCTCGACCGCGAGCCGCCGTACGGCCTCGCGCACATGATCCTCTACGCGGGCGGCTCCATCGCCCTGCTCTTTACCGCCGGGTTCATGTTCACCCCCGAGACCAACCTCGCCGTCACGGAGTTCTGGCGGTGGTGGGTCGTCCACATGTGGGTGGAGGGCGCCTTCGAATTCTTCATCGTCGCCATCGTCGGCCTGACGCTGGTGTCGATGAACCTGCTGAAGCGCCGCAGCGCGGAGAAGGCCGTGATGCTACAGGCGCTGCTGGTGATGGGCACCGGCGTCATCGGCGTCTCCCACCACTACTGGTGGATCGGCATGCCCGACATGTGGATCCCCATCGGCAGCGTCTTCTCGACGCTCGAGCTGATCCCGCTGGTCTTCATCCTCTACGAGGCGCTGGGCCAGTACAGCGCGATGACGGAGTCCGGGGACTTCCCCTACAAGCTGCCGTTCATGTTCATCGTCGCCTCCGGCGTCTGGAACTTCGTCGGGGCCGGCGTGCTCGGGTTCTTCATCAACCTGCCCATCATCAACTACTACGAGCACGGCACCTACCTGACGGTCGGCCACGCCCACGCCGCGATGTTCGGTGCCTTCGGCTTCCTGGCGCTGGGCATGGTCACCTACATGCTCCAGCTGTCGATCGATCCCGACCGCTGGGACGGCTCCTGGCTCCGCGGGGCGTTCTGGCTGTGGAACGTCGGCCTCGCGCTGATGGTGTTCGTCTCCCTGCTGCCGGTCGGCTTCCTCCAGCTGGAGGCCGTGTTCACCCAGAACTACGCGTTCGGCCGCAGCCTGGAGTTCTACAGCCAGCCGATCATCCAGGACCTGTTCTGGGCGCGGATGCCCGGGGACACCCTGCTGATCCTCGGCACGGTGCTGTACGCGGCCGACCTGGTCCGCAAGCGGTTCGTCCTCCGGCGGACGGCTGACGACCCCAGCCCCGAGGACATGGCCGTCGCCGAGGGCGTCCTGAGCGACGACTGA
- a CDS encoding winged helix-turn-helix domain-containing protein, giving the protein MVRDPFADDDSPALEDVLDALDDDDCRAIVSVLDEPMTASEISDESGVPLSTTYRKLEQLTEASLLYEGVELRPDGQHASRYAISFEDVVISLDDERAFEVEISRRPRTPDERLENLWSEVRKET; this is encoded by the coding sequence ATGGTGCGGGACCCGTTCGCCGACGACGACTCGCCGGCGCTCGAGGACGTCCTCGACGCGCTCGACGACGATGACTGTCGGGCGATTGTCAGCGTCCTCGACGAGCCGATGACGGCCAGTGAGATCTCCGACGAGAGCGGCGTCCCGCTGTCGACGACGTACCGGAAGCTCGAACAGCTGACGGAGGCGTCGCTCCTCTACGAGGGCGTCGAGCTGCGGCCCGACGGGCAGCACGCCAGCCGGTACGCCATCAGCTTCGAGGACGTCGTCATCTCGCTCGACGACGAGCGCGCGTTCGAGGTCGAGATCTCTCGGCGGCCGCGGACCCCGGACGAGCGCCTCGAGAACCTCTGGTCGGAGGTGCGCAAAGAGACATGA
- a CDS encoding DUF7521 family protein: MSPHIPSSQVGIVVTKTLTLILGGLITYYSYRAYSRTKAPELRALTWGFGIMTFGALLAGLIDIGVSAYLSRNLLPVSVFAQSVLTTIAFAVILYSLYVE, encoded by the coding sequence ATGAGCCCACACATACCCAGTTCACAGGTCGGCATCGTCGTCACCAAGACGCTCACGCTCATCCTCGGTGGCCTGATCACCTACTACTCCTACCGGGCCTACTCCCGGACGAAGGCTCCCGAGTTACGGGCGTTGACCTGGGGGTTCGGCATCATGACCTTCGGCGCGTTACTGGCGGGATTGATCGACATCGGAGTGTCGGCCTATCTCAGCCGGAACCTCCTGCCGGTGAGCGTCTTCGCCCAGAGCGTCCTGACGACGATCGCCTTCGCCGTCATCCTCTACTCGCTGTACGTTGAGTGA
- a CDS encoding multicopper oxidase domain-containing protein, whose translation MTDRIGAPGTDMSRRDFVKASGLAGTAAVAGCQAPAATVEQEQTEVDSAPKQVDNSLPTTSPPEVVNVDEQGGEVTISTVNARHQAHPGEKMGGPVELPKVWAFQADDREPSVPGPILRTTEGEDMQVTLDNTDADMPHTLHFHGARKTWENDGVPTTTGITVNPGEKHTYEIPANVPGTHFYHCHFQTQRHVDMGMYGIFRVDPEGYEPADTEVFMTLKDWDSRLNRMMAGGDATYSPRNRNPDVFTINGKSAPRTLHPEDGSPIIVSQGDTVRVHMVNAGYMNHPMHTHNHRFKVVEKDGGAIPEAAQHEEDICDVAPAERKTIEFEADADPGIYLMHCHKVNHAMNGTTYPGGMVGGIVYEEAMDTDVFGQLMDYAGYEG comes from the coding sequence ATGACCGACCGCATCGGCGCCCCCGGAACGGACATGAGTCGCCGCGATTTCGTGAAAGCCTCCGGCCTCGCCGGTACCGCCGCCGTCGCGGGGTGCCAGGCCCCGGCCGCGACCGTCGAGCAGGAGCAGACCGAGGTCGACTCGGCGCCCAAACAGGTCGATAACAGCCTCCCGACCACGTCGCCCCCGGAGGTCGTCAACGTCGACGAGCAGGGCGGCGAGGTGACCATCTCGACCGTCAACGCCCGCCATCAGGCCCACCCCGGCGAGAAGATGGGCGGTCCCGTCGAACTCCCCAAGGTGTGGGCGTTCCAGGCCGACGACCGCGAGCCCAGCGTGCCCGGTCCGATCCTCCGGACGACGGAGGGCGAGGACATGCAGGTGACGCTGGACAACACGGACGCCGACATGCCCCACACGCTGCACTTCCACGGCGCCCGCAAGACCTGGGAGAACGACGGCGTCCCGACGACGACCGGGATCACCGTCAACCCCGGCGAGAAGCACACCTACGAGATCCCCGCGAACGTCCCGGGCACGCACTTCTATCACTGCCACTTCCAGACGCAGCGACACGTCGATATGGGCATGTACGGCATCTTCCGGGTCGATCCGGAGGGGTACGAGCCCGCCGACACCGAGGTGTTCATGACGCTCAAGGACTGGGACTCCCGGCTCAACCGGATGATGGCCGGTGGGGACGCCACCTACAGCCCGAGGAACCGCAACCCCGACGTGTTCACCATCAACGGCAAGAGCGCGCCGCGGACGCTCCACCCCGAGGACGGCTCCCCGATCATCGTCTCGCAGGGCGACACCGTCCGCGTCCACATGGTCAACGCCGGCTACATGAACCACCCCATGCACACGCACAACCACCGCTTCAAGGTGGTCGAGAAGGACGGCGGGGCCATCCCCGAGGCGGCCCAGCACGAGGAGGACATCTGCGACGTCGCCCCCGCCGAGCGCAAGACCATCGAGTTCGAGGCCGACGCCGACCCCGGGATCTACCTCATGCACTGCCACAAGGTCAACCACGCCATGAACGGCACCACCTACCCCGGCGGCATGGTCGGCGGCATCGTCTACGAGGAGGCGATGGACACCGACGTATTCGGTCAGCTGATGGACTACGCCGGCTACGAGGGCTGA
- the purL gene encoding phosphoribosylformylglycinamidine synthase subunit PurL: MSLSDRDRDLVVEELGREPTPAESALFENLWSEHCAYRSSRPLLGAFDSEGDQVVVGPGDDAAVVSLPTHGDGDETYVTMGIESHNHPSYVDPFDGAATGVGGIVRDTLSMGAYPIALADSLYFGDFDREHSRYLLEGVVEGISHYGNCIGVPTVAGSTAFHGDYEGNPLVNVSCVGLIDDPDRMVTAEAQQPGNKLVLVGNATGRDGLGGASFASEDLAEDAETEDRPAVQVGDPYAEKLLIECNEALLDEDLIESARDLGAAGLGGASSEMVAKGGLGAEIELTEVHEREPNMNAVEYLLAESQERMCYEVAPENVDRVRELAERFELGCSVIGEVTDTGRYVCTFEGETVVDADAEFLGEGAPMNDLPAEEPDEQERDLPEPAPDLDEAFEAVVGSPNTASKRWVYRQYDHEVGVRTSMRPGDDAAVVAIREAGTGLAFAAGADPNWTDAAPYEGARAVALENATNVAAKGAEPLAAVDCLNGGNPEKPDVYGGFKGVVDGLADMCSTLDVPVVGGNVSLYNDSQHGPIPPTPTLALVGAKEGYDAPPMSLSGEGDLLLVGAKAIEGDAEARLGGSEYLAQFGGTDHFPELPKDPAGLVSTTADVADEASTLSTHDLSHGGLAVALAEMITDDAGATVEVDAPSKGSAAELLFGEQAGRVVVETTDPAAVRQAFDGVAPVYDLGSADDSGRLDLTVNGESLAYDAADVADLRDVIERELE; encoded by the coding sequence ATGAGCCTGTCCGATCGGGACCGCGACCTCGTCGTCGAGGAACTCGGCCGGGAGCCCACCCCCGCCGAGTCGGCCCTCTTCGAGAACCTCTGGAGCGAGCACTGCGCCTATCGGTCCTCGCGACCGCTTTTGGGCGCGTTCGACTCCGAGGGCGATCAGGTCGTCGTCGGGCCGGGCGACGACGCCGCCGTCGTCTCCCTGCCGACCCACGGCGACGGGGACGAGACCTACGTCACGATGGGCATCGAGAGCCACAACCACCCCTCCTACGTCGACCCGTTCGACGGCGCCGCGACCGGCGTCGGCGGCATCGTCCGGGACACGCTGTCGATGGGCGCCTACCCCATCGCGCTGGCGGACAGCCTGTACTTCGGCGACTTCGACCGCGAGCACTCCCGGTACCTCCTGGAGGGCGTGGTCGAGGGGATCAGCCACTACGGCAACTGCATCGGCGTCCCCACCGTCGCCGGCAGCACCGCCTTCCACGGCGACTACGAGGGCAACCCGCTCGTGAACGTTTCCTGCGTCGGTCTCATCGACGACCCCGATCGGATGGTCACCGCGGAGGCCCAGCAGCCCGGCAACAAGCTCGTCCTGGTCGGCAACGCCACCGGCCGCGACGGCCTGGGCGGCGCCTCCTTCGCCAGCGAGGACCTCGCCGAGGACGCCGAGACCGAGGACAGGCCCGCGGTCCAGGTCGGCGACCCCTACGCCGAGAAGCTCCTGATCGAGTGCAACGAGGCCCTGCTCGACGAGGACCTGATCGAGTCGGCCCGCGACCTCGGCGCGGCCGGTCTGGGCGGGGCCTCCTCCGAGATGGTCGCCAAGGGCGGGCTGGGCGCCGAGATCGAGCTGACCGAGGTCCACGAGCGCGAACCCAACATGAACGCCGTGGAGTACCTGCTCGCCGAGAGCCAGGAGCGGATGTGCTACGAGGTCGCGCCGGAGAACGTCGACCGCGTCCGCGAGCTCGCCGAGCGCTTCGAGCTCGGTTGCTCGGTCATCGGCGAGGTCACCGACACCGGCCGCTACGTCTGCACGTTCGAGGGCGAGACGGTCGTCGACGCCGACGCCGAGTTCCTCGGCGAGGGCGCACCGATGAACGACCTGCCCGCCGAGGAACCCGACGAACAGGAGCGTGACCTGCCCGAGCCCGCGCCCGACCTGGACGAGGCGTTCGAGGCCGTCGTCGGGAGCCCGAACACCGCCTCGAAGCGCTGGGTCTACCGCCAGTACGACCACGAGGTCGGCGTCCGAACGTCGATGCGCCCCGGCGACGACGCCGCCGTCGTCGCGATCCGCGAGGCCGGTACGGGCCTGGCGTTCGCGGCCGGCGCCGACCCCAACTGGACGGACGCGGCCCCCTACGAGGGCGCCCGCGCCGTCGCGCTGGAGAACGCCACCAACGTCGCCGCCAAGGGCGCGGAACCCCTGGCCGCCGTCGACTGCCTCAACGGCGGCAACCCGGAGAAACCGGACGTCTACGGCGGCTTCAAGGGCGTCGTCGACGGCCTCGCGGACATGTGCTCGACGCTCGACGTCCCCGTGGTCGGCGGCAACGTCTCGCTGTACAACGACTCCCAGCACGGCCCGATCCCGCCGACGCCGACGCTCGCGCTCGTCGGCGCCAAGGAGGGCTACGACGCGCCGCCGATGTCGCTGTCCGGCGAGGGCGACCTCCTGCTGGTCGGCGCGAAGGCCATCGAGGGCGACGCCGAGGCGCGGCTGGGCGGCTCCGAGTACCTCGCGCAGTTCGGCGGCACCGACCACTTCCCCGAACTCCCGAAGGACCCCGCCGGCCTCGTCAGCACGACCGCCGACGTCGCCGACGAGGCGTCGACGCTTTCCACCCACGACCTGAGCCACGGCGGCCTCGCCGTCGCGCTCGCCGAGATGATCACGGACGACGCCGGCGCGACCGTCGAGGTGGACGCGCCGAGCAAGGGCAGCGCCGCGGAACTGCTCTTCGGCGAGCAGGCCGGCCGCGTCGTCGTCGAGACGACCGATCCCGCCGCCGTGCGACAGGCCTTCGACGGCGTCGCCCCGGTGTACGACCTCGGCAGCGCCGACGACAGCGGCCGCCTGGACCTGACGGTCAACGGCGAGTCGCTGGCCTACGACGCCGCGGACGTGGCCGACCTCCGCGACGTCATCGAGCGAGAGCTCGAGTGA
- a CDS encoding DUF7550 family protein, translating to MDENDEGHEGEHEADRPDYDPQNPEVPDRAPPLRETAPQSDFTMGQVATGFVVLAVGLAVVFGLSVALV from the coding sequence ATGGACGAGAACGACGAGGGTCACGAAGGCGAACACGAGGCGGACCGTCCCGACTACGATCCGCAGAACCCCGAGGTCCCGGACCGTGCGCCCCCGCTGCGGGAGACGGCGCCCCAGAGCGACTTCACGATGGGGCAGGTCGCGACCGGGTTCGTCGTGCTCGCGGTCGGCCTTGCCGTGGTGTTCGGCCTCTCGGTCGCGCTGGTCTGA
- a CDS encoding S1C family serine protease has translation MSSSVRSIVIALVAVVAISGAAAPALGSTAAQTAQQSPGSCDYVSLYDETIGSVVSIQTDAGIGSGYVYETGDNGSAIVVTNAHVVGESDDVMVQFTRGESVMGTVVGRDAGTDLAAVRVDDRPDYVEALPTTESQPQHGTPVAALGNPFGLEGTITQGIVSGLNRSLPTQRGVPIPDTVQTDAAISSGNSGGPLVNCQGEVVGVNAAGIAAPSAENIGFAISHRIVEQVVPELVQDGEFDQPYLGIGVAEVTPAIAEANDLNQTTGVYVGSVAEDGPAAGVLQGAEELAVVDDERVPVGGDVIVGVEGQEVRGMEDLSSILLTETEPGQNVSITVVRDGERQNVTVTAGERPAPTER, from the coding sequence ATGTCCTCGTCAGTACGATCGATAGTCATCGCGCTGGTCGCCGTCGTCGCGATAAGCGGCGCGGCGGCGCCGGCGCTCGGAAGCACGGCCGCACAGACAGCCCAGCAGTCGCCGGGGTCCTGCGACTACGTGTCGCTGTACGACGAGACGATCGGCTCCGTCGTCTCGATCCAGACGGACGCCGGCATCGGCTCCGGCTACGTCTACGAGACCGGCGACAACGGCTCGGCGATCGTCGTCACGAACGCACACGTCGTCGGCGAGTCCGACGACGTGATGGTCCAGTTCACGCGCGGCGAGTCCGTGATGGGGACCGTCGTCGGGCGCGACGCGGGCACCGACCTGGCCGCCGTCCGCGTCGACGACCGGCCCGACTACGTCGAGGCGCTGCCGACGACGGAGTCCCAGCCCCAGCACGGAACGCCCGTCGCGGCGCTGGGCAACCCCTTCGGCCTGGAGGGGACCATAACGCAGGGCATCGTCAGCGGCCTGAACCGCTCGCTGCCGACCCAGCGCGGCGTCCCGATCCCCGACACCGTCCAGACCGACGCCGCGATCAGCTCCGGGAACAGCGGCGGCCCGCTGGTCAACTGCCAGGGTGAGGTCGTCGGCGTCAACGCGGCCGGCATCGCCGCGCCGAGCGCCGAGAACATCGGCTTCGCCATCTCGCACCGGATCGTCGAGCAGGTCGTTCCCGAACTCGTCCAGGACGGTGAGTTCGACCAGCCCTACCTCGGCATCGGCGTCGCCGAGGTCACGCCAGCCATCGCCGAGGCCAACGACCTCAACCAGACCACCGGCGTCTACGTCGGCTCGGTCGCCGAGGACGGGCCCGCCGCCGGCGTCCTCCAGGGCGCCGAAGAGCTGGCCGTCGTGGACGACGAGCGCGTGCCCGTCGGCGGCGACGTCATCGTCGGCGTGGAAGGCCAGGAGGTCCGCGGCATGGAGGACCTCTCCTCGATCCTGCTGACCGAGACCGAACCGGGACAGAACGTCTCGATCACCGTCGTCCGGGACGGCGAGCGCCAGAACGTCACGGTGACGGCCGGCGAGCGACCGGCACCGACCGAGCGGTAG